One window of the Fusobacterium animalis 7_1 genome contains the following:
- a CDS encoding YopX family protein, with translation MKEFKMKAWLKKENKMVSIIGIDLNYQYIRYSDDGNLFKDDYKIAEFKDIELLQFTGAKDKAGQEVYEADVIKFNDGIDDIYGLISYDDEDAVYCVSYENVTEHLLNMAGNFEIVGNIFENPNLHEQLGY, from the coding sequence ATGAAAGAATTTAAAATGAAAGCCTGGTTAAAAAAAGAAAATAAAATGGTATCTATTATTGGAATTGACTTAAATTATCAATATATCAGATACTCTGATGATGGAAATCTTTTCAAAGATGATTATAAAATTGCTGAATTTAAAGATATAGAACTTCTACAATTTACAGGAGCAAAAGACAAAGCAGGTCAAGAGGTTTATGAGGCAGATGTAATTAAATTTAATGATGGTATAGATGATATTTATGGATTAATTTCTTATGATGATGAAGATGCTGTTTATTGTGTATCTTATGAAAATGTTACAGAACATCTTTTAAATATGGCAGGAAATTTTGAAATTGTTGGTAACATTTTTGAAAACCCAAACCTACATGAACAACTAGGATACTAG
- a CDS encoding ASCH domain-containing protein translates to MKVLISIKPKFVEQIFAGTKTFELRKKLFKRTVDTIVIYSSSPKKKVVGEIIIDRIISSAPKALWESYRNNLGISEKEYFKYYKNSKVAYAIKIKKVIKYKKELELKDFGIEKAPQSYQYIN, encoded by the coding sequence ATGAAAGTCTTAATATCAATAAAACCTAAATTTGTAGAACAAATATTTGCTGGAACTAAAACTTTTGAACTTAGAAAAAAACTTTTTAAAAGGACTGTAGACACTATTGTTATATATTCAAGTTCTCCTAAAAAAAAAGTTGTTGGAGAAATTATTATAGATAGAATAATTTCTTCAGCTCCTAAAGCTTTATGGGAATCTTATAGAAATAATTTAGGTATTTCAGAAAAAGAATACTTTAAATACTATAAAAATTCAAAAGTTGCTTATGCTATAAAAATAAAAAAAGTTATTAAGTATAAAAAAGAACTAGAATTAAAAGATTTTGGAATAGAAAAAGCTCCACAATCTTACCAATATATTAATTGA
- a CDS encoding recombinase family protein, translating to MEKVAIYIRVSKKEQTRDKGSDSSLNLQLKKCLDYCKEKGYEVLKVYQDIESGRIDDRKEFNELFEAISKKIYTKIVFWEISRIARKISTGMKFFEELELYKITFDSISQPYLKDFMTLSIFLAWGTEDLKQMSLRIKSNLEEKTKAGYFVHGRPATGYIRGENKMIIPDPEKAPYILSIFETYAKNFNLTETARIFNKTRMDIVDIIDNKIYIGYVPLRKYVKELNQKNRTQVSKKDIKWYKGLHEPIVPLELFEFCQSIREKNIKSRVVYGDYKPYLLFSSMIYCECGDKMYQQKRNRSYKDNTKYAYYSYSCKNRKHRKSFSAKIMDKTIKEMILNSKELEDLNNYNSNDIEKNEKKLLKLEKNLKVLENERERIINLFQKSYISEDELENRFKDLNARIKIAKEKKIEFEKNLNIPKNNDIKLLEKLKFIIENYDEEDVIETRKILKMLIKEIRVISFYPLKISILFY from the coding sequence ATGGAAAAAGTTGCCATTTATATTAGAGTATCAAAAAAAGAACAAACTAGAGATAAAGGGAGTGATAGCTCCCTTAATCTTCAATTAAAAAAATGTTTAGACTACTGCAAAGAAAAAGGTTATGAAGTCTTAAAAGTTTACCAAGATATTGAAAGTGGAAGAATAGATGACAGAAAAGAGTTTAATGAACTTTTTGAAGCTATTAGTAAGAAAATATATACTAAAATAGTTTTCTGGGAAATTTCAAGAATAGCAAGAAAAATTTCAACAGGAATGAAGTTTTTTGAAGAGTTAGAATTATATAAAATTACTTTTGACAGTATTTCACAGCCATACTTAAAAGATTTTATGACACTTTCTATATTCTTAGCCTGGGGTACTGAAGATTTAAAGCAAATGTCTTTAAGAATAAAAAGTAATTTGGAAGAAAAAACGAAAGCAGGATATTTTGTTCATGGTAGACCTGCAACTGGCTACATTAGAGGAGAAAATAAAATGATTATTCCTGATCCTGAAAAGGCTCCTTATATACTTAGTATTTTTGAAACATATGCTAAAAATTTCAATTTAACTGAAACTGCTAGAATATTTAATAAAACAAGAATGGATATAGTTGATATTATTGATAATAAAATTTATATTGGTTATGTCCCTCTAAGAAAATATGTAAAAGAACTAAATCAAAAAAATAGAACTCAAGTAAGTAAAAAAGACATAAAATGGTATAAAGGACTTCATGAACCAATTGTTCCCTTAGAATTATTTGAATTTTGTCAGTCTATTAGAGAAAAAAATATAAAATCAAGAGTTGTTTATGGAGATTATAAACCTTATTTACTGTTTTCATCTATGATTTATTGTGAATGTGGAGATAAGATGTATCAGCAAAAGAGAAATAGGAGTTACAAAGACAATACTAAATATGCTTATTACTCTTATTCATGTAAAAATAGAAAACATAGAAAATCATTCTCTGCTAAAATTATGGATAAAACTATTAAAGAAATGATTCTAAATTCAAAAGAATTAGAAGATTTGAATAATTATAATTCTAATGATATTGAGAAAAATGAAAAAAAATTATTAAAACTTGAAAAGAATTTAAAAGTATTAGAAAATGAGAGAGAAAGAATAATAAATTTATTTCAAAAAAGTTATATCAGTGAAGATGAACTTGAAAATAGATTTAAAGATCTTAATGCTAGAATTAAAATTGCAAAAGAAAAAAAAATTGAATTTGAAAAGAATTTAAATATTCCAAAAAATAATGATATAAAACTTTTAGAAAAGTTGAAATTTATTATTGAAAACTATGATGAAGAAGATGTTATAGAAACAAGAAAAATTTTAAAAATGTTAATAAAAGAAATTAGAGTAATATCCTTTTATCCATTAAAAATTTCAATTTTATTCTATTAA
- a CDS encoding NAD-dependent protein deacylase has product MENKIQKLADIIKNSKYLVFFTGAGVSTDSGLKSFRGKDGLYSTLYKGKYRPEEVLSSDFFYSHRNIFMEYVENELNINGIKPNKGHLALAELEKIGVLKAVITQNIDDLHQMAGNKNVLELHGSLKRWYCLDCGKIADNNFSCECGGIVRPDVTLYGENLNQAVVNEAIYQLEQADTLIVAGTSLTVYPAAYYLRYFKGKNLVIINNENTQYDSEASLVLNTNFADTMDKVINIIKMGA; this is encoded by the coding sequence ATGGAAAATAAAATTCAAAAATTAGCTGATATTATAAAAAATTCTAAATATCTTGTTTTCTTCACAGGAGCAGGAGTTTCAACAGACAGTGGATTAAAAAGTTTCAGGGGGAAAGATGGTTTATATAGTACTTTATACAAAGGAAAATATAGACCAGAAGAAGTATTAAGTTCAGACTTCTTTTATTCTCATAGAAATATTTTTATGGAGTATGTTGAAAATGAATTAAATATTAATGGAATAAAACCTAACAAGGGACATTTAGCTTTGGCTGAGTTAGAAAAAATTGGAGTTTTAAAAGCTGTTATTACTCAAAATATAGACGATTTACATCAAATGGCAGGAAATAAAAATGTTTTAGAATTACATGGAAGTCTAAAAAGATGGTATTGTTTAGATTGTGGAAAAATAGCAGACAATAATTTTTCTTGTGAATGTGGTGGTATAGTTAGACCTGATGTTACTCTATATGGTGAAAATTTAAATCAAGCTGTGGTTAATGAAGCTATTTATCAATTAGAACAAGCAGACACTTTAATCGTTGCAGGAACAAGTTTAACAGTGTATCCTGCTGCTTATTATTTAAGATATTTTAAAGGGAAAAATTTAGTGATAATCAATAATGAAAATACTCAATATGACAGTGAGGCATCATTAGTTTTAAATACTAACTTTGCTGACACTATGGATAAAGTTATAAACATTATTAAAATGGGAGCTTAG
- a CDS encoding M20 family metallopeptidase has protein sequence MENRKEILSELFDKYRNEFKELNEYLYNNPELGLQEYKACTTHTNILKKYGFEIEKGFANLETAYKASYKKGNGPRIAILAEYDALPEIGHGCGHNAYGVTSIASGILVKELMQKLDLQGEILVIGTPAEETNGAKVDMAKLGIFNDIDIAMSVHPCGETHFRSGKSHAMEALQFTFKGKTAHAAASPHEGINALDGVLNLFNSINALRQQMLPSARIHGIISKGGEAANIIPDLAIANFYVRAETLEYLKELVEKVKNCAKGAALASGTKLEIINYETSFANLVTNKKLMELYEKNLRTLGVTDIRDREGFGSTDMGDVSHCCPTIHPHFPLTTRHLIGHTIEFASATIQEEAYKGMKEACLAMTLSCIDIFEKPEILKEIKEEFYQTFKKSKGEKL, from the coding sequence ATGGAAAATAGAAAAGAAATTTTATCAGAACTTTTTGATAAATATAGGAATGAGTTTAAAGAACTAAATGAGTATCTCTATAATAATCCAGAGCTAGGGTTGCAAGAATATAAGGCTTGTACTACTCATACCAATATTTTAAAGAAATATGGTTTTGAGATTGAAAAAGGTTTTGCCAATTTAGAAACAGCCTATAAAGCAAGTTATAAAAAGGGGAATGGTCCAAGGATTGCTATTCTTGCAGAATATGATGCTTTGCCTGAAATTGGTCATGGCTGTGGACATAATGCCTATGGAGTTACAAGTATTGCAAGTGGCATTTTGGTAAAAGAATTGATGCAAAAATTAGATTTACAAGGAGAAATTTTAGTTATTGGAACACCTGCTGAGGAAACAAATGGTGCTAAGGTTGATATGGCTAAACTTGGCATTTTTAATGATATTGATATAGCTATGTCAGTTCATCCTTGTGGTGAAACACATTTTAGAAGTGGAAAATCACATGCAATGGAAGCTCTTCAATTTACTTTTAAAGGGAAAACAGCTCATGCAGCTGCCTCGCCTCATGAAGGAATAAATGCACTTGATGGTGTTTTAAATTTATTTAATTCTATTAATGCTTTAAGGCAACAAATGTTACCTTCTGCAAGAATACATGGGATTATTTCAAAAGGCGGAGAAGCTGCTAATATAATTCCAGATTTGGCTATTGCAAATTTTTATGTAAGAGCAGAAACACTTGAATATTTAAAAGAATTAGTTGAAAAAGTAAAAAACTGTGCTAAGGGAGCTGCTCTTGCAAGTGGTACTAAACTTGAAATAATAAATTATGAAACAAGTTTTGCTAATCTTGTTACAAATAAAAAATTAATGGAATTATATGAAAAAAATCTAAGGACTTTGGGAGTTACAGATATAAGAGACAGAGAAGGTTTTGGTTCAACAGATATGGGAGATGTAAGCCACTGTTGTCCTACTATTCACCCACATTTTCCATTGACCACTAGACATTTAATAGGACATACTATTGAATTTGCTTCTGCAACTATTCAAGAAGAAGCATATAAAGGAATGAAAGAGGCTTGTTTAGCGATGACCCTCTCTTGTATTGATATATTTGAGAAACCAGAAATTTTAAAAGAAATCAAAGAAGAGTTTTATCAAACATTTAAAAAATCAAAAGGAGAAAAACTATGA